TCGATTCGGACACTTTGCGAGCGTTTCCGCAAGACGATTCCCACAACCAGAACAGCCAAGACTGCTGCCGTAAGTCTGAACCACCACGTTCCCCAGAACGGCGGCGAGATCGTAAATGCGAGAGTGGCCATCCGGGGATTCCATTCGCCCCCGGGAATTCTCGCCGTTACGGCAAAGCGGTACTCTCCCGGCGGAACCGACCCGTAGGGTATGCTGCGCTGTGTCGTGGTTCGCCACTCGTCATCTATTCCCTCGAGCATATAGTGATACTCGAGAGTATGTGGCGCTGTGAGGTGAATGGCAACGAAATCGAACTCAAGCAGGTTCTGCTTGTACGAAAGCTGCAAGCCGTCCTGCAGAGGCTCATCGTTGTCAAATACTCTCAGCCGTGTGATGTACGTAGGCGGGGGCGTTTTCTGCACTTCAGAATCCTTGGGGTCAATTCGTATTGCACCGTGGGAAGAACCGAACCAGAGATGGCCGGAACGATCACGCAAAGCGGCTCCGGAGTTCATTTCATTCGAAACCAGCCCGTCTTTTACAGAATACGTCTTGAATGAACTTCCGTCAAACCGGCTGATCCCTTTGTTTGTCCCGATCCACATGTTGCCGCGGGAATCTTCCAATGCAAAGAAGCAAACGTTGTTTGCAAGTCCCTCTTTTGTTGTATAGTTGGTGAACGAACCGTTGCGATACACGCTGATGCCTCCCCCGTCGGTTGCGCACCAGATCGAGCCATCGGTGTGAACGGCAATGGCGCGGATGGTATTGTTTGCCAGCCCGTCTTTGGTTGTGAAATGCGAGAACTCTCTGCCGTCGAACTTGCTCAAGCCGCCATCGGTGCCAAGCCAGATATTCCCTTCGGCATCCTCCTCAATCGAGCGAACCCTGTTGCTCGGAAGGCCATGCCGCGTGTCGTACACATGAGTCTTGTTACCATCGAGTATGCAAACTCCTCCATCAAACGTCCCCATCCAGATTCGCCCGCGTTTATCTTCCAAAAGAGACAGAATAACATCACCCGGCAGCCCATGACGTTTATCGAAAACTCTCACCGTCCGGCCACTCAGCCGGGCTGCTCCTTTGTGCGTGCCAAGCCAGATTGTGCCTTGACGGTCTCTCAACACGGCTCTGATGGTATTGTGCGGCAAACCGGACGACGTGTCGAAGGTTTGAAACTCGCCATGCGAAAGCCGGCTGGCTCCCCCGCCGTAGGTTCCAAACCAGATGCTGCCTTCCGGCCCTTCGGCGATCGCCATGACGATGTTGTTGGAAAGCCCGATTGCAGTAGTGTACGCCTGGATATTATCGGAGCCGAGGCGGGCAACTCCTGCGTACGTGCCGAACCACATATTCCCCTCACGATCCTGAACGATCGAGCGGACGACTTTGCTCGGGAGCCCGTTTTCAAGAGAGTATTGTGAATGCGTGCCTTCAGCATATCTCACAACTCCGGCTCCGTACGTACCTGCCCACACTCCGCCTCCGTCATCCAGAGTCAACGCGTATACTTCCTGTGATCTCTCTGCAACCGTTGAACCGACAGGGATGAATTTTTCTCCTTCTTTCCTGAATACGCCGTCTCCTTCAGTTCCCATGAACAACACGCCGTCCTTATTCTCAACTAAACACTTTACGGCGGAAGCAGGCACGCCGGATTCCGCGCCGTACGTTCTGGAAACCGTACCTCGCAGCTCAACAGCTTTGTCTTTCATACCCAACCAAATTGCTCCGGACTTCAGCCGGTATATCGAAAACACTTCGCCCTCAACCAACCTTCTAACTGAATCAGAATCGAAAAGCAAGAGCCCCTTCTGCGTCCCCATGAGAAGCGAGCCATCCTGATCGGGAAGAATGGAATATACGATGCCCTCCGGCAATCCCTGCCCGCTGCCGAATGATTCAAACCGGCCATTCAAGAAGCGAGACGCCCCTCCGGCAGTGCCAAGCAATATCGCCCCTGCCGCATCTTCCGCAATGCACAAAACCCGGTTGTTGATGAGACCTTCTTCGGTAGTAAAATTGGTGAAGGTGTAGCCGTCGAATCTGCTGACTCCGTCTTGCGTTCCGACCCAGAGAAATCCCTTGGAATCCTGAAACACGGAGTAGACGGTAGATTGCAGCAGTCCATCGTTTACTGAATAGGTGTGAAAAGGGAGAACTTGCGCCCGCGCTTCGGTGAGAAGGAGACAGCAAGCAAATCCGGCAAGCAGCCGGATTTCAGCCCGGAATTTCCTGAGGATTTTGGGGAGATGGCGCATTATTGAGTGAACGGATTGAAACCAATCTACAACGCAGGCCGATGTGAGTCAACAGAAATTGCTGCCCGGTGGAGGCCGCCCGATTCGGCATTTCTTACTTCCCTGCTACATTTGTACAAATCTATGCAACAGTACGACAACAGAAATGCTGAATATGAGCCGGATTCGGCAATCATCTCTCCCCCATCACCATCCCGAGCGACATCTGTCCAACACATCGCAACATGCCTGAAAGACTTCGCCCCCCTTGATGAGCTATATTTGCACCCGTCATTCGGAAACTATGGAACAGCAATTTTCAACAAGGAGGATCATATGGCAAGCAAATACGGATACGCACTTCCGCAACTCGGCGGCGAGTTGTTTTTGACAGATGGCGGGATTGAAAGCACGTTGATTTTTCATGAGGGGGCCGAGCTTCCTTACTTTTCGGCGTTCGACCTTCTCAGCTATTCGAGAGGAACCGACCTGCTGCGCAAATACTTCCGCACGTACGCCGAGGTGGCTGCACGCTACGGAACGGGATTGATTTTGGAAAGCGCAACCTGGCGCGCCAATCCGGATTGGGCGAGGAAAATAGGATACTCAAGAGAGGAGCTGGCGGATGCGAATCGCAAGTCAATTTTTCTTCTTGAAGAGATTCGGGATGAGTTCGACGCGGCACTGGAGCATCTGGTGATTAGCGGATGCCTCGGTCCTCGCGGTGACGGATATGTGCCGACCGCTGTGATGAACGAGAAAGAAGCAGAAGAGTATCACAGCGAACAGGTGTTCACCTTTGTCGAAACAGCGGCAGATATGGTCAGCGCGATTACCATGAACTACACTGCCGAGGCAATCGGGATTGCACGGGCTGCGCAGCGTGCGGAGCTGCCTGTTGCAATCTCCTTCACCGTCGAAACCGACGGCAATCTTCCGACCGGACAGGCGCTGCGAGATGCCATCCGTGAAGTTGAAGCGGCAACGGGCTGCTATCCGGCTTACTACATGATCAATTGCGCACACCCGACGCATTTCGATCATATTCTGACAAACGATCCTGTGTTCGACCGGATTCGTGGACTGAGAGCCAATGCGTCACGCAAGAGTCATGCAGAACTGAATGACTCAACAGAACTCGATGCAGGGAATCCGCTGGAACTCGGAATGCAGTACGCCGAACTCACACGCCGACTCAAGAACTTGAACATTCTGGGCGGATGCTGCGGAACAGACCATCGGCACATCGAGCAGATTGCGGAGGCGCGCGTGCCGCTTTTCGAAACAGTAGTAATCAACAATCACAATTAATCTAAGAGAGAAAGAGATGGAGGATCTCATGCAAACAGTAAATCTAAACACGCTGAAGAAAACGCTGTTCGGTCAGGAAAACGACAACGAAGCGCGGGTATCAGGAGTATTTCCCCTTTCCGTCGCAACGGGAAACAAGAGTACGGCTCTGGTCTACTTCGAACTTGAACCGGGCAAGAAAGTCCCCTCACACACCGACACCGCCGAAGAAGTACTGCTGATTCTGGGCGGAAAGGCAGAGGTGACGATCGGCGACGAAACCGGGATTGCTGTCGAGGGAACGCTGGCTGTTGTTCCTGCAATGGAGCCGCATTCAGTGAGGAATATCGGGAAGGAGAAAGTCCGGGTTGTCGGCTTCTTCTCCAGCAACACGGTAATGAGTACGTTTGAAGAACCACTCATGCCAATGGAGCAAGTTCCTGCGCCTCCGAACAGCGAACGAACGCTGGTGACGCCGTTCCCGGCATTGCTTGAGCAGGATGTATTGAAGAACTAAAACCAAATCACAATCAAACAATAATCAAACATCAACACTCATAAAGGAGCAACATCATGAACTACCTTCTTGCAACACTCGTCTCATCCGTCGTTTCGATTTCGCCCGTGAAGGGCAACGACTCGGCGATCCCGACCTCACCGGTGGCAATGAAGCCGGCGGAAGTCATCCGGATTGACAAGCCTGCGTACCCCGACTATGCCCGCGCGTACAAAATGGAGGGCGAAGTTGTGGTGGAAGTCCAGGTTGGTGAAGACGGGAAGGCAACGCAGATCAACCTCGTGAAGGAAGATCACCCGGTATTCAACAACGCCGCCATCACGGCTGCGGCCAACGCTGATTACGCCCCTGCCACAATGCAGGACAAGGCGGTAAAGAGCCGGGTGAAAATTCCGTTCACGTTCAAGAACAAGAGGTAATCCGGCAACAACGCAACGAGACAAGACTGCGTCCCGCGAGGGGCGCAGTCTTTTGTTTGGGGGATTGTTATCCACTAAGTCCACGAAGGGACGCCAATAGGATGAAAACCATTGTACCGTTTCGTTGCTTCGTGCAACTTCGTGATCTTTGTGGATCACCCATTCTTACCTGCCTTCGAGAATCCTAAATCATTTATACGACAAATTTGTTATCTTGCCTCTTGACAAGACGACAAATTTGTCGTATCATTACATCAGCCTGAAACAACGACCCATACAAAAGGTGATGTGATGAAAGACGTCGAACGTGTGCTAACTCTTTCCGCTGCAACGTGTTGCCTGTGCGAGCATCCGTTGGGCGAGCGGGAACTGCACGAACTCCGCGGCCGGATGGACGACTCGCTCAATGAAGTCTATTGCCAATCCTGTCTCGAAGAAAACCTGGTTGTGTGCCGCGAATGTTCCGTCCGCTACACGCCGGATGGTATCTGCGAGGAATGTGCCGCGAGGGAGTATGCACTGGCAGTATAACAAACATTCGACAGTGCAGCCGCCGCCGGCTTTGCAGTCCGGACAAACACTCGTGCCGTACACAACCCTGCTGCGGCAGTTCAACACGGCGCCGCCGGGCAAGCTCTACTGCCTGCACGGTGACCGGAGTGTGTTTCGCCTGTCGCTGTATGCAGCCTCGCATGCGCTGCTTGCAGGCGTACCGATTGCATTGGTGGATGGCACCAACCGGTTCGATGCGTACTACATCGCCGAGTTTGCAAGAAAGGTGACGAGTCAGCGTCCTGCGCGGCAGCGGGTAACGCCCGAGCAATTGCTGGAGCGCATCTTCATTTCGCGTGCATTCACCTGCTATCAGATGGAGGCGACAATCACCCAGCGTCTACCGGCATTTGTGCGGAAGAAGCAATGCCCCATCGTTATCATCTTCGGGCTGCTGGACACGTTTTATGACGAGCAGGCGCCGCTGTTTGAAGTGAAGGCAAGCATACAGCGGGTGATTGCAGCACTGCACAAACTGAAGCAAGGCAACATCTCCGTACTTCTTGCCTCACTTGACATGAAATTAGCATCGAACGAACGTAATGCGCTGTTCCCGAAACTCCGGCTGGCAATGGATGAGGTGTATCGTGCGGTGGATACTGACTCGGGACAGCGCATTGTTTGTGAAACGAGAAATGTTTCCATGAAAGTTTTGCCACAGAGAACACAGAAATGAGAGAATGGGTGGTTTACGACCCTCGAATTCATCATCGCAAGTCAATACGCCTACCGGGCTATAATTATTCTACACCCGGATCGTATTACGTCACTGTCTGTGCAGCGGAGCGTCAATGCCTTTGGGGTGATGTAAGGAATTCTGCAATGATATTTTCGCATATAGGTAAGATTGTTGAAGCGGATTTTCGGGCTATCCCGAACCATTATCCCAACGTCTCTCTTGATGCTTTTCAAGTCATGCCAAATCATCTCCATGCTATCATCACTATCAAAGAAACATCACGTAGGGACACGACTCCGTCGTGTCCTGCCAACGAATTGCAACCGGCCCCACGCCAACGACAATTTGGAAAACCCGTCAAAGGCTCTCTCTCAACAATCATTGGAGCTTACAAATCCGGCGTTACAATCAAGGTCCAAAACGCGGGGCTTCAATTCAAAGAACCTCTCTGGCAATCCCGCTTTTATGATCACGTGATCCGCTACGACGTTGATTTCTTCATGGTCCAGCAGTATATCTCGCCCAATCCTGTGATGTGGGAACATGATATTGACAATCCCAATGCAAAACCAATTTCGTTTGCGGAGTTTGAAAAGATACTGGAAGAGAAGTATCACATATCGGGCAAGGCACTGTACATGATAGTAAACTCGAAGAAGTTCGGCAGGTTGCGGATAACCTAAAGGCAGGACATGCCGGAGGCATGTCCCTACTGATTAGGAGACCGCCGAGTAGGGACACGACTCCGTCGTGTCCTCCAGTTTGAAAGGGTTTGGTAGATTACGATGACCTAATGCAGGACATGCCGGCCCAAAGGGCTCCTTTGGAGAGGCATGTCCCTACACAAAGAGGAAGCTATGGGCAGAACGGTACCAACATTCACGATGGTCATCCAGCAGGAGATGGAAAGCTGGACGAAATTCCGACGCGGCCTGCGGCAGGAAGACCAGGAGGCGCTGGATGAACTTTTCAGGGCTGCGCGGTTGCAATTGGCAAGCTGCGCATACGCCGCCCGTCCGATTCCGTTTGAGAGTATTGCGATGGCAATGTTAGTGTCGCAGCAAAGGGTGATTCAGAACCTCAAAATGAGAGTTTCGTTGTTAGAGGGAGTGGACCAAAGCAATCAAATGAAAGAACCGCTAATTCACGCGAATGAACGCTAATCCAAATACCTTTATTCGCGTTGATTCGCGTCCATTCGCGGTTGAAAAAGGGGATCAGCACTCGTGTCACCTTCCATCATCACCGGCTGGCTGTTCGATATCTATCCTTCCTCCGAAGGCATTCGCCTTTGGTTGATTGACAAGGAGGGCGTGAAGCATCAGGCGTTCGTGCCCTTCGTGCCGTCGTTCTTCATGCACGTTTCACGCGAACAAGAACAGCGTGTCGCGGCACTCGTCCGGTCCCTTCCCTTCAACATCACTCTCGATCGTGTCACACGCAAGGAATTGTACTCGAACGAAGAATGGAACGTT
This region of Bacteroidota bacterium genomic DNA includes:
- a CDS encoding homocysteine S-methyltransferase family protein, yielding MASKYGYALPQLGGELFLTDGGIESTLIFHEGAELPYFSAFDLLSYSRGTDLLRKYFRTYAEVAARYGTGLILESATWRANPDWARKIGYSREELADANRKSIFLLEEIRDEFDAALEHLVISGCLGPRGDGYVPTAVMNEKEAEEYHSEQVFTFVETAADMVSAITMNYTAEAIGIARAAQRAELPVAISFTVETDGNLPTGQALRDAIREVEAATGCYPAYYMINCAHPTHFDHILTNDPVFDRIRGLRANASRKSHAELNDSTELDAGNPLELGMQYAELTRRLKNLNILGGCCGTDHRHIEQIAEARVPLFETVVINNHN
- a CDS encoding cupin domain-containing protein is translated as MQTVNLNTLKKTLFGQENDNEARVSGVFPLSVATGNKSTALVYFELEPGKKVPSHTDTAEEVLLILGGKAEVTIGDETGIAVEGTLAVVPAMEPHSVRNIGKEKVRVVGFFSSNTVMSTFEEPLMPMEQVPAPPNSERTLVTPFPALLEQDVLKN
- a CDS encoding TonB family protein, with protein sequence MNYLLATLVSSVVSISPVKGNDSAIPTSPVAMKPAEVIRIDKPAYPDYARAYKMEGEVVVEVQVGEDGKATQINLVKEDHPVFNNAAITAAANADYAPATMQDKAVKSRVKIPFTFKNKR